GGTGATCTTCCATGAAATCAACAGGCAAAATCTCACCGGAAATGAAATCAGGCGCCTCACCGACGGGATGACAAAGGCCTACCGGAATAAACTGAATCTGGCAAACGGGCCTAAGGACCAGAACGCAACGGATGTTTATGTTGAATTTTACCCCGCGACAAGAGGGCTGGATGGGAATCCGCTCTCAGTTCCGGGCCTGGACAGGGTGGCGTCCCAGAAAACGAGTTTTGCACAAGAAGATACATATTACGATTCCTTTAATTCTTTTTGGGATCCGGAACAGTACCTGAACATCTGGGTTTACCCGAATATAACCGGCAGTTATGCCAATGCCTCCTGGGCTTATTTTGGGGTTGTTACCGAGCCAATGGTAGGTATGGGAACAGGTGTGAAGGGTTCATCTCCCTGGTTTCCGTTTGGGATTTTCCTGAATGCCAGTCACTTAAGTAGTACTACTGAGGAGATACTTGCCCATGAAGTGGGGCATATGTTTGGCCTTGACCATGTTTTTGCCGGAAACGGCAGCAGTTTCGAGCCCTGTACAGCGGCGGATCCTGATCACTGTTCTGATACACCATATTATGACAGAAGAACATATTCGGATAACTTGTCGGCTGCATTTAGTGAGCGGTTTAAACGGACCTCCTGTGCTGGGGAACAATATACTTCTACCAATTTTATGGATTATTATTACGGATACAACAATTCCTTTACTCCCGAGCAGCTGAAAAGGGTACGCCATACCATAAGTTATGGATTGTGGCTTCCCACTCCTTTTAATGGTATGGTATCGGGTAGGAAAAGTGGGGTTTCTTCAATCGTTACAAGGCCGGCCAATCTTAAATACATCAAACCGGTGATTTGTGATCTGCATTGATTTTAATTATTTTAGTGTCATTTTGTCACTTGTTTTAAACTGAGCGGTAAAACTGTCAGTGTTGGTTGGGTGTGGATGGGAGAATAATTGCAATTAATATGGTTTTATGAATTTTCAGGTTAAGATAGGGCAAAGCCTTAAATTTTTTGTCTGATAATCATCTTTGGCACATTGTTTTTCGTTTATTATAAAAAATATCTGAAACCTAAATGATCAATGGCCATGGATAGCAAACTAAAAATACCGCAGGAAATGTTGATGAACATTGATTTCATCAACACAGTGAACGGTGGAATGAGTGAGCCTGCCATTCAGCTCGAAAAGGGAGAAGATGGTTTTGAGGTGGTTGTAAAAGTGCCAGGGATCGAGGTGGATGATCTGCAGCTGGAAATTGTAAAAGGAAAACAAAATTCCAACCATTTAAAACTATTTCATCTTTTACCAATATTTTCTCAGGAGTCGCTTCCCGGAGATGAGCAGTGGAGGTCAGTCCGCTTTATCAATACTTTTGTCATCCCGGACGGTGTGGATACGGAAAGTATTACGGCACGTTACGATGATATGAGCAGGCAGCTACTTCTCCACCTTCCCTTTGGGGATGAAAAGGGCCTCTTCCGCAGAAAAGTGGAAATACACCGCTGGTAGTAACCAGATTTCATACCGAAAAATGCTCATTGACCTTGTGTTGATGAGCATTTTTTAATGGGGGTATAAATGAATCCTGTTAGAATTGCATATT
This portion of the Dyadobacter sp. CECT 9275 genome encodes:
- a CDS encoding M43 family zinc metalloprotease → MNSLIKPGIRLVCLILVIFISSGCEKQMTQPVDDFYRFDKMSRLTIKKPAKTDFFLGIDKADIPLEVTAFDTEGLIIKTPQEAVSFYANENKLVDELFTPDKAGVFRIVGKLAGQVSDTVRLRVFDPASLTLRLTALDETDNQLIANGVDTLGFRIELLYGSEVLKVDMPLVLYVNGKETSQPFSTTEAGEYRFVAKGLGIESNEIVIKAISLPAYAIVRLPVIFHEINRQNLTGNEIRRLTDGMTKAYRNKLNLANGPKDQNATDVYVEFYPATRGLDGNPLSVPGLDRVASQKTSFAQEDTYYDSFNSFWDPEQYLNIWVYPNITGSYANASWAYFGVVTEPMVGMGTGVKGSSPWFPFGIFLNASHLSSTTEEILAHEVGHMFGLDHVFAGNGSSFEPCTAADPDHCSDTPYYDRRTYSDNLSAAFSERFKRTSCAGEQYTSTNFMDYYYGYNNSFTPEQLKRVRHTISYGLWLPTPFNGMVSGRKSGVSSIVTRPANLKYIKPVICDLH
- a CDS encoding Hsp20/alpha crystallin family protein, with product MDSKLKIPQEMLMNIDFINTVNGGMSEPAIQLEKGEDGFEVVVKVPGIEVDDLQLEIVKGKQNSNHLKLFHLLPIFSQESLPGDEQWRSVRFINTFVIPDGVDTESITARYDDMSRQLLLHLPFGDEKGLFRRKVEIHRW